In one Lysobacter alkalisoli genomic region, the following are encoded:
- the rnd gene encoding ribonuclease D — protein sequence MPALITDPTALQARFATRPARIGLDTEFIRERTYWPQLALVQIALEGPAGPDDELEILLIDPLAPGITEVLAGLLADTAILKVMHSPSEDLIAFRHTCGTVPTPLFDTQLAAALSGIGSGIGYQKLVEQVTGVVLAKGETRSDWLRRPLSAAQLEYAADDVRHLFELHDALDHRLGELGRREWLAEDAARTVEQAAGDTPDPWPHLSMRSARFLDLDAQRRLVRLLRWREDHARRSDRPKTWILDNELAHALARNPPIDLAGLQREFDAHPKAPRKLAETVWDVLNTPLEDESEAPDAGLAERRDRNRLKKMQAAVAECSAELGLPDGVLASRRWLEALLDHGTWPDALSGWRRTALEPRLTPLLAPQD from the coding sequence GTGCCCGCCCTGATCACCGACCCCACCGCGCTGCAGGCGCGCTTCGCCACCCGCCCGGCCCGCATCGGCCTGGACACCGAATTCATCCGTGAACGCACCTACTGGCCGCAGCTGGCGCTGGTCCAGATCGCCCTGGAAGGCCCGGCCGGGCCGGATGACGAGCTCGAAATCCTGCTGATCGACCCACTCGCCCCGGGCATTACCGAAGTGCTGGCCGGGCTCCTCGCCGATACCGCGATCCTGAAGGTGATGCACAGTCCCAGCGAGGACCTCATCGCGTTCAGGCACACCTGCGGCACGGTGCCGACACCACTGTTCGACACCCAGCTCGCCGCTGCGCTGTCCGGCATCGGCAGCGGCATCGGCTACCAGAAGCTGGTCGAACAGGTGACCGGGGTGGTTCTGGCCAAGGGCGAGACCCGCTCGGACTGGTTGCGGCGACCGCTGTCGGCGGCACAGCTGGAATACGCCGCCGACGATGTCCGCCACCTGTTCGAACTGCATGACGCGCTCGACCACCGCCTCGGCGAACTCGGCCGCCGTGAATGGCTGGCCGAGGACGCTGCCCGCACTGTCGAACAGGCTGCCGGCGACACCCCCGACCCCTGGCCGCACCTGTCGATGCGCAGCGCTCGTTTCCTCGACCTCGACGCCCAGCGCCGGCTGGTACGGCTGCTGCGCTGGCGCGAGGACCATGCCCGTCGCAGCGACCGGCCAAAGACCTGGATCCTCGACAACGAGCTGGCCCATGCCCTGGCCCGCAACCCGCCGATCGATCTGGCCGGCCTGCAGCGCGAGTTCGACGCTCATCCCAAAGCGCCACGCAAGCTGGCAGAGACGGTCTGGGACGTCCTCAATACCCCGCTGGAAGACGAGTCCGAAGCCCCCGACGCCGGTCTTGCCGAACGCCGGGATCGCAACCGCCTGAAGAAGATGCAGGCCGCGGTGGCCGAATGCAGCGCCGAGCTCGGCCTGCCCGACGGCGTGCTCGCCTCGCGCCGCTGGCTGGAAGCCCTGCTCGACCACGGCACCTGGCCCGACGCCCTGTCCGGCTGGCGGCGCACGGCCCTGGAGCCGCGGTTGACCCCACTGCTGGCCCCGCAAGACTGA
- the phaR gene encoding polyhydroxyalkanoate synthesis repressor PhaR, whose translation MAAIRVIKKYPNRRLYDTEISSYITIEDVRQLIVDGESFEVRDARSGDDLTRQVLLQIIAEQEQDGEPVLSTQLLSQIIRFYGDSLQGFMGSYLERSMQLFLDQQQQFRKQMGGLVGETPWAMMNQLTERNLAIWKEFQQNLSGSVGQTPTSGRNTGRPEGGKRGR comes from the coding sequence ATGGCCGCAATCCGTGTCATCAAGAAATATCCGAACCGCCGCCTCTACGACACGGAGATCTCCAGCTACATCACCATCGAAGACGTGCGCCAGCTGATCGTCGACGGTGAGTCCTTTGAAGTCCGCGACGCCCGCAGCGGCGATGACCTGACCCGCCAGGTGCTGCTGCAGATCATCGCCGAGCAGGAACAGGACGGTGAGCCGGTGCTCTCCACCCAGCTGCTGAGCCAGATCATCCGTTTCTACGGCGACTCGCTGCAGGGCTTCATGGGCAGCTACCTGGAGCGCTCCATGCAGCTGTTCCTCGACCAGCAGCAGCAGTTCCGCAAGCAGATGGGCGGACTGGTGGGCGAGACCCCGTGGGCGATGATGAACCAGCTGACCGAGCGCAACCTGGCGATCTGGAAGGAATTCCAGCAGAACCTGTCGGGCAGCGTCGGCCAGACCCCGACCTCGGGCCGCAACACGGGCCGGCCGGAAGGCGGCAAGCGCGGGCGCTGA
- a CDS encoding nucleotidyltransferase family protein has product MMTGHCAVVLAAGGSRRLGRPKQLLRREGETLVHRVARLAMATGPQRVLVICGAHEHGIREAVADLTIERLTMERVAMECVSNAQWQEGLASSLRVAAASLAGHAGATLLLACDQPALEAHHLNELLTHAAASASGCAATRHGDAGDIRAGIPAVVSSSVLQSAMDLHGDRGLRHALNTQAADTLGWLDAPELQFDLDTADDVASARRQGWLDLFDAGTRRDAAGFGDDPA; this is encoded by the coding sequence GGGCACTGTGCCGTGGTGCTCGCGGCAGGCGGCAGTCGGCGTCTGGGCCGGCCCAAGCAGTTGCTCAGGCGCGAAGGCGAAACGCTGGTGCATCGCGTCGCGCGGCTGGCGATGGCAACCGGGCCGCAACGGGTACTGGTGATCTGCGGCGCGCATGAGCATGGCATTCGCGAGGCTGTCGCAGATCTGACTATCGAACGCCTGACCATGGAGCGCGTGGCTATGGAGTGTGTGTCCAACGCGCAGTGGCAGGAAGGCCTGGCAAGCAGCCTGCGCGTGGCGGCGGCATCACTGGCAGGCCATGCGGGTGCCACGCTGTTGCTGGCGTGCGACCAGCCCGCACTGGAAGCGCATCATCTCAATGAGCTGTTGACGCACGCGGCGGCATCCGCATCGGGTTGTGCGGCGACCCGGCATGGCGACGCGGGCGACATCCGCGCCGGCATTCCGGCGGTGGTGTCGTCATCGGTCCTGCAATCGGCGATGGACCTGCACGGAGATCGCGGTTTGCGACATGCGCTGAACACGCAAGCTGCCGACACGTTGGGATGGCTGGATGCGCCGGAGTTGCAGTTCGATCTGGACACGGCGGACGACGTGGCCAGCGCAAGGCGGCAGGGCTGGCTGGACCTGTTCGACGCGGGCACGCGCCGGGACGCGGCCGGTTTCGGCGACGACCCCGCGTAG
- a CDS encoding M48 family metallopeptidase has translation MRRSPMPGTRQPTDARRGGKFRWWILLLFAVYAVWQWFGTAEVDPYTGETAHYGASPGEEVQLGAQAFQQVLGDAHAQGALLPADAEVSREIREIAQRLISRVPQVTAELAAMYDQEVPTSHEGFQWDVAVIQSEQVNAFCLPGGKMAVYTGLIPVAQTRDAVAVVMGHEIAHALLRHGSQRMAQQKLVQMGQLAAGMAVGDMSPQQQQAIMAAIGAGTQYGLVLPYGRNHETQADRVGLMLAAAACYDPNQAIGLWQRMGQLGEGQRPPEFASTHPDPDNRIRELQALMPQAEAFRAKYCEAR, from the coding sequence ATGAGACGCAGTCCGATGCCGGGCACGCGACAGCCAACGGATGCCCGTCGCGGAGGCAAGTTCCGCTGGTGGATCCTGCTGCTGTTCGCGGTCTATGCAGTCTGGCAGTGGTTCGGCACCGCCGAGGTCGATCCCTACACCGGGGAAACGGCCCATTACGGCGCCAGTCCCGGCGAGGAAGTGCAACTGGGTGCGCAGGCGTTCCAGCAGGTGCTGGGCGATGCCCACGCGCAGGGTGCGCTGTTGCCGGCCGATGCCGAGGTCAGCCGCGAAATCCGTGAGATCGCCCAGCGCCTGATCAGCCGGGTGCCTCAGGTCACCGCCGAACTGGCGGCGATGTATGACCAGGAGGTGCCGACCAGCCACGAGGGATTCCAGTGGGACGTGGCGGTGATCCAGTCCGAGCAGGTCAATGCGTTCTGCCTGCCCGGCGGCAAGATGGCGGTCTATACCGGTCTGATCCCGGTCGCCCAGACCCGCGACGCGGTCGCGGTGGTGATGGGGCACGAGATCGCCCACGCGCTGCTGCGTCACGGCTCGCAACGGATGGCGCAGCAGAAACTGGTGCAGATGGGGCAACTGGCCGCCGGCATGGCGGTCGGCGACATGTCGCCGCAACAACAACAGGCGATCATGGCCGCGATCGGCGCCGGCACCCAGTACGGGTTGGTGTTGCCCTATGGGCGCAACCATGAAACCCAGGCTGACCGGGTCGGCCTGATGCTGGCCGCGGCGGCCTGCTACGACCCGAACCAGGCGATCGGGCTATGGCAGCGCATGGGCCAGCTCGGCGAAGGACAGCGTCCGCCGGAGTTCGCCTCGACCCATCCCGATCCCGACAACCGCATCCGCGAATTGCAGGCGTTGATGCCGCAGGCGGAAGCGTTCCGGGCGAAGTATTGCGAGGCACGCTGA